The nucleotide window GTGCTGTAACCCACCTCAGCCATCCAGAGTGACTGATGGTTACCGTAGCGCATAACGATCTCAGAGAGTTCATTTACATAGTCCGGAAGACGTTCGATCGGGTTATTGCTCCAGGTTTCGTAGTAGTTATGCATGTTTACGATATCGACGTAGGGGCTTATGCCGTAGTCGCGGAAGAGCTGGCGGAAGAAGTCGGGTCTGATTGCGAGGCCTCCAAGGACAACTTTAGCCGAGGGGTCCGCTTCGCGCACGGCTTTGGAGCCTATCTTAATCATTTTTGCGAACTGTTCCGGTGTACCCTGCCAGTAAATTGAAATGTCAGGTTCATTCCAGAGCTCCCAGGTTTTAATCCACGGCTTGTATCTTGTAACAAGCTGTGTCATAAAGACTCCGAACTCGTCATAATCTTTAGGCGGGTAGTTCCAGAAGAACATTGTATCCTTTTCTCCTGTTGAATTCCACTTCGGCATATAGCAGACGTAAGGGACGAGTGTAATGCCGTATTCATCGACGGCCATTTTCACGAAGTCATCCCAGAAAAGCCAGTTAAATTTTCCCTTCTGTTCTTCTATTGCGTCCCAGCCGAATGAAATTCTAAGGAGGTTGACGCCTGCATGTTTTAAGAATTCCATATCGTCGCGTATAAGCTTAAGGGTTGTAGTTTCTTCGGGGTAGTCCTCGCAGAGTCCGATGGGAACGTGGTAGTATGCCGATCCGTCCTGCTGCTTTATGAGCTGGTCGTATATGGTCTTTTTACCCTGAGAAAATCCGGTAAAGGTAAAAACTAAAACGAGGAATGTAGTTAATAGTGATCTTCTTAACATTTTTTCTCCGCAATTAATATTAAAATGTTTCTGTATATTTTGGCCGTTTCATAAAGATACTTACTCCCATTGAATAGCCACGATCCTTCCTCCGGGAATCTGGGGCTAAAGCCCCGATCTTGGGGGATCTCGCTTCCACGAGCTAAAGCTCGTGGCTGTTATGTTAAAAATCAAGTGTAATCGTAAATT belongs to Ignavibacteria bacterium and includes:
- a CDS encoding cellulase family glycosylhydrolase, producing the protein MLRRSLLTTFLVLVFTFTGFSQGKKTIYDQLIKQQDGSAYYHVPIGLCEDYPEETTTLKLIRDDMEFLKHAGVNLLRISFGWDAIEEQKGKFNWLFWDDFVKMAVDEYGITLVPYVCYMPKWNSTGEKDTMFFWNYPPKDYDEFGVFMTQLVTRYKPWIKTWELWNEPDISIYWQGTPEQFAKMIKIGSKAVREADPSAKVVLGGLAIRPDFFRQLFRDYGISPYVDIVNMHNYYETWSNNPIERLPDYVNELSEIVMRYGNHQSLWMAEVGYSTWRMKPNKVSSDYNPYYDYEHTLRYQAVELFKTLSLAVNTDKLAAICWYEVKDLPPAENVIGDNNNRNLGVAFADHSPKPALKALSFFNTLFSHKSKSLDKSVEIVKNVGSQSCTTTFQDENGDVTVVAWLKTNLPGERHDTTGMVKDTRVEHIGLTIPAALKGDATQYTELGEAQKYTNVTRKNGATILNGITLKGGEIFILKIKK